The Streptobacillus ratti genome includes the window GTGGATCTTCTCCCTCACCCATTAATCCTGTTACTTTAACTTTATCTTTACCTATTTCATCAAGTAAATTTACATAGTAATTTAAAGTTGTTGTTACTTTAATTTTTCCCTCATCAGAGTTTGCATCTCCCATTTTACTACCACATGAAAATGCAAATACTGTTAGCATTAATGCTAATAAAATTTGTTTTAAATTTTTCATTTTGATACCTCTTTCATAATTTTTTAATCAAACTAATATTACAACATTTTAAATATTTTGTCAATCAAATTATTATCCCTAAAAATTATGATATACCTATAAATATTAGGCTTGTGATTTTAATTTTATATTTATTCATATTTATTTTATCAAACTATTATTTGATAAAAAGCAGAGTTTGTCAAATTTCATATTATATTTTTTTTAAAAAATATTTTAATCTATTTGACCTTATATATTTTCAAGGTATACTGTAATATATAAGAAAAAATAGGAGTTGATAACTATGTCTATAAAATTATGTGATGAAAAAGTATTTTTTGAAAATTTAGAAGTTTCAAATAAGAATGAGTTATTTGAGTTCATAGTAGAAAACTTAGTGAAATTAGAAAGAGTTGAAAAACCACAAAGAATTTTACAAAAATTCCATGAAAAAGAAAGTGAAGTAACTACTTTTCTTGGTTCTAAATTCGCAATTCCTCATTTAAAAAGTACCAAGGTATTAGAAAACACCGTTGTATTTATACGTTTAAAAAAATCTTTAATTTGGAACGAAGAGGGAGATAAAGTTAAATATATCTGTGCCGTACTTGTTAAACCAAGACATGATGATTTATATATAGACATTTTAATGAGCTTATCAAGAAATATTATCGACTCTAAAAAAGTAGATATATTAAAACATTCTGAAAATAAAGATGAAGTTTTAAAATTGATAAATCAAATTTATTAATATTTAAAAAGAGAGTGTAAATAAAAGTATATGGATAATGTCTTTTTTAAAATAAGGTGTCTATGTT containing:
- a CDS encoding PTS sugar transporter subunit IIA translates to MSIKLCDEKVFFENLEVSNKNELFEFIVENLVKLERVEKPQRILQKFHEKESEVTTFLGSKFAIPHLKSTKVLENTVVFIRLKKSLIWNEEGDKVKYICAVLVKPRHDDLYIDILMSLSRNIIDSKKVDILKHSENKDEVLKLINQIY